Proteins from one Deltaproteobacteria bacterium genomic window:
- a CDS encoding glycosyltransferase family 4 protein, whose product MTSVINYYEGINSVAVIGNYLPRQCGIATFTTDLVEGLSAEAPDIHCWAAVMNDKPEGYPYPEKVRFEINQNKLTDYSVAAQFLNISRTDIVCVQHEYGLFGGPAGSHLLKLLGDLRMPVVTTLHTVLKDPAPEYRDVMCKLSDLSDKLVVMSRKASDFLKDIYAVPEEKIVFIHHGIPDTPFIDPSFYKDKFGVEGKKVLLTFGLLSPNKGIENVLQALPAVIKNHPDVAYIILGATHPHILKLHGDAYRIMLQQFVRKLDIGEYVIFQNRFVEIKELCEFLGIADIYVTPYLEEAQITSGTLAYAMGTGKAVISTPYWYATEMLAEDRGRIVPFRNPDAMAEQIIDLLDNDVDRHAMRKKAYMFSRDAVWKEVSRKYLQVFREVQLNRIRNPRPRYSYVENIKAITNFELPEIKLDHLKAFTDDTGILQHANYTIPDRTHGYCTDDNARALLVAAMCQKYLPTNGSMLDLLSDHYLGFLLYAYDEKNGRFRNFMTYSRQWMDEIGSEDAHGRTLWCLGKSLAFLQNPGHLAVSTTLFNKALRAVENFHSPRAIAFTLVGIHGYLYEFAGDSEVRRIREVLADRLFDQFKNNGTDDWPWLENTLNYANGKLPHALLLSGQRMQRNDMIDMGLNSLKWLLAIQTEDNHFVPIGSTGWYEKGGPRARFDQQPIEANAMVEACVEAFNVTRDHTWFENAVMCFNWFLGHNDLNLPLYDPKTGGCRDGLMADGINQNEGAESSLAWLLSLMTLQKLYADEILNQPLSQKTD is encoded by the coding sequence ATGACATCTGTTATTAACTATTATGAGGGAATCAACTCGGTTGCCGTAATCGGCAACTATCTGCCCCGCCAGTGTGGTATCGCGACCTTCACCACGGATCTGGTTGAAGGCTTATCAGCGGAAGCCCCCGATATTCACTGCTGGGCGGCTGTCATGAATGATAAACCTGAGGGATATCCATACCCGGAAAAAGTGCGCTTTGAGATCAACCAGAACAAGTTGACCGATTATAGTGTCGCAGCTCAATTTCTCAATATCAGTCGGACGGATATTGTCTGCGTGCAGCATGAATACGGTCTTTTCGGCGGTCCGGCCGGCAGCCATCTGCTGAAACTATTGGGAGATCTGCGCATGCCGGTGGTGACGACGTTACACACGGTTTTGAAAGACCCCGCGCCGGAATATCGTGACGTCATGTGCAAGCTATCCGATCTGTCCGACAAACTGGTGGTGATGAGTCGTAAGGCATCCGACTTCCTCAAAGATATTTATGCCGTGCCCGAGGAAAAAATTGTCTTTATCCATCACGGCATTCCGGATACGCCGTTTATTGATCCCAGCTTCTACAAAGACAAGTTCGGTGTGGAAGGCAAAAAGGTGCTGCTCACGTTCGGCCTGCTTTCCCCAAATAAGGGCATTGAAAATGTATTGCAGGCGCTTCCGGCGGTCATCAAAAATCACCCTGATGTGGCCTATATTATCCTGGGCGCAACACATCCGCATATTTTGAAATTGCATGGCGATGCATACCGCATCATGCTGCAGCAGTTCGTGCGCAAACTCGATATCGGCGAGTATGTCATTTTTCAGAATCGTTTTGTTGAAATAAAAGAGCTATGTGAGTTTCTCGGCATCGCCGATATCTACGTAACCCCTTATCTTGAAGAAGCCCAGATTACCTCCGGGACCCTTGCCTATGCCATGGGCACAGGCAAAGCCGTCATTTCAACCCCGTACTGGTATGCCACCGAGATGCTTGCCGAAGATCGGGGCCGGATTGTACCCTTCCGCAATCCGGATGCCATGGCGGAACAAATTATCGACCTACTGGACAACGATGTCGACCGGCACGCCATGCGTAAGAAAGCCTATATGTTCAGCCGCGACGCAGTCTGGAAGGAGGTATCCCGAAAATATCTCCAGGTATTCAGGGAGGTTCAGCTGAACAGGATCCGGAACCCCCGTCCCCGGTATTCCTATGTTGAAAACATCAAGGCCATCACGAATTTCGAGCTCCCGGAGATCAAGCTCGATCACCTGAAAGCCTTTACCGATGATACCGGCATCTTGCAACATGCCAACTATACCATTCCCGATCGCACCCATGGCTACTGCACCGATGATAATGCCAGAGCGCTGCTGGTTGCCGCCATGTGTCAAAAATACCTGCCAACAAACGGCTCGATGCTTGATCTTCTCAGCGATCATTATCTCGGGTTTCTTCTGTATGCCTATGATGAAAAAAATGGGCGCTTTCGCAATTTCATGACCTATTCGCGACAGTGGATGGATGAGATCGGGTCCGAGGATGCGCATGGCAGAACGCTCTGGTGCCTTGGCAAATCGTTGGCTTTTCTTCAAAATCCCGGGCATCTCGCAGTGAGCACGACCCTTTTCAACAAGGCACTGAGAGCTGTCGAGAATTTTCATTCGCCCCGCGCCATCGCTTTTACCCTGGTTGGAATTCATGGCTACCTGTATGAATTTGCAGGCGACAGTGAAGTGCGCAGGATCCGGGAAGTTCTTGCCGACAGGCTTTTCGATCAGTTTAAAAACAATGGAACAGACGATTGGCCCTGGCTTGAGAACACCCTGAACTATGCCAACGGCAAACTGCCCCATGCCCTGCTGCTGTCCGGTCAGCGGATGCAACGCAACGACATGATCGATATGGGACTCAACTCCCTCAAGTGGCTGCTTGCCATCCAAACCGAAGACAATCACTTTGTGCCCATCGGCAGCACCGGTTGGTATGAAAAAGGCGGCCCCAGAGCCCGTTTCGACCAGCAGCCCATTGAAGCCAATGCCATGGTCGAAGCCTGTGTCGAAGCCTTTAATGTTACCCGGGACCACACATGGTTTGAGAATGCGGTCATGTGTTTCAATTGGTTTCTTGGACACAACGACCTCAACTTGCCGCTCTATGATCCCAAGACCGGAGGCTGCCGAGATGGATTGATGGCGGACGGCATCAACCAGAATGAAGGCGCCGAGTCCTCCCTTGCCTGGCTGCTTTCACTGATGACATTGCAGAAGCTTTATGCCGACGAGATTTTAAACCAGCCATTGTCACAGAAAACGGATTAA
- a CDS encoding transposase, which yields MGRAWRIEYEGGLYHVLSRGNERKDIFRDDRDRVTFLDVIGEMADQYHIDIFAYTLMNNHHILLRTNYANLSKNMQWLALTYTRRFNNRHFRPGHLFQGRFKSIIVENDTYLLRLSCYIHRNPLRAGVVTRLVDYPWSSYKAYAYGSKTRNGC from the coding sequence ATGGGCAGAGCATGGAGAATAGAATATGAGGGCGGGCTGTATCATGTGTTGTCCCGTGGAAATGAACGAAAAGACATTTTTCGTGATGACCGGGATCGGGTGACTTTCTTGGATGTGATCGGAGAAATGGCGGATCAGTATCACATCGATATTTTTGCCTACACCTTGATGAATAATCATCATATCCTCCTGCGAACAAATTATGCCAATCTTTCCAAAAATATGCAATGGCTGGCCCTGACCTATACCAGGCGATTCAACAATAGACATTTTCGGCCGGGTCATTTGTTTCAGGGTCGATTTAAAAGTATTATTGTTGAAAACGATACGTATTTACTGAGGCTTTCCTGCTACATCCATCGGAATCCCTTAAGGGCTGGGGTGGTTACCCGCCTAGTAGACTATCCTTGGAGCAGTTATAAAGCCTATGCCTATGGCAGCAAAACCCGGAATGGCTGTTGA